The proteins below are encoded in one region of Desulfobacterales bacterium:
- a CDS encoding radical SAM protein: MGKTYRNVLLLYTDRYYVVKQVYPFGLDLIANYLRQSGYQAVIEYPFLTQTDIEKNLSDILDKTNPDVIGLGLRNLDTTMACEQYGDVTCPDFSAFFFLPDVRRIVEIIKRQRPEIPLIAGGGGFSISPVPILQYLDIDYGVVGEGEEPFLRFLEAVPDRQKLSSVPNLVYRDKAAYRINPRKAYAFRGNDPILSRDSKFNYAFETAGMPVQVKRGCNQNCSYCVEPLIEGRTFSFREPDHVISELKAISKIHESVRSIFFVDTEFNIPDLRYPLQLIKHIMESGLNRYFRFSSQFLPRPFDADFAKLLADAGFSVILTCDSFSDTVLEMNNKSYRNNDITATIELCETHGIDCTVNLIFGLPGETFETVDLTLEAMLTYGENRLRRYEYTVGGRIYNGTPLCRLVEAGNADGQTYGRKTHGYLEPCFYCSPSSPLALKSYIDKALPSPMAFGNRIDTRMHQHLSVAYLADQGLWSQAVKKFLACDIPAQTTIYDYLFKKLTENNRLKSAQTISEQLLKNIFQNAPQGQYDDQVRVIQHYLSLLNLYSE, translated from the coding sequence ATGGGAAAAACATACAGAAACGTACTGCTCCTTTATACGGACAGATATTATGTCGTCAAGCAGGTTTATCCTTTCGGCCTGGACCTGATCGCTAACTATCTCCGGCAATCGGGTTATCAGGCCGTGATTGAATACCCCTTTTTGACACAGACAGATATCGAGAAAAATCTGTCAGATATTTTAGACAAAACCAATCCGGATGTGATCGGGCTCGGTCTCCGGAATCTGGATACAACGATGGCCTGCGAACAATACGGCGACGTTACATGTCCGGATTTCAGTGCATTTTTCTTTCTTCCCGATGTACGCCGCATCGTAGAGATCATCAAACGGCAAAGACCTGAGATTCCGCTGATTGCAGGCGGCGGCGGCTTCAGCATATCGCCGGTTCCCATTTTGCAATATCTCGACATTGACTATGGCGTAGTCGGTGAGGGTGAAGAACCCTTTCTCAGGTTTCTTGAAGCCGTTCCCGACAGACAAAAGCTTTCCAGTGTCCCCAATCTGGTGTACAGAGATAAAGCCGCTTATCGGATAAACCCCAGAAAAGCATATGCATTCAGAGGCAACGACCCTATTCTGAGCCGTGACAGCAAATTTAATTACGCGTTTGAAACGGCGGGAATGCCGGTACAGGTAAAACGGGGGTGCAATCAGAACTGCTCCTACTGTGTCGAGCCGTTGATCGAAGGCCGCACGTTCAGTTTTCGGGAACCGGATCATGTCATCTCAGAATTGAAAGCCATTTCAAAAATTCACGAAAGCGTCCGGTCGATTTTTTTTGTAGATACCGAATTCAATATACCGGATTTGCGATATCCCTTGCAACTGATTAAACACATTATGGAATCCGGCCTGAACAGATATTTTCGGTTTTCGTCCCAGTTTCTGCCGCGGCCGTTTGACGCCGATTTTGCCAAACTCCTTGCAGATGCCGGATTTTCGGTCATTTTAACCTGCGACAGTTTTTCCGACACCGTACTGGAGATGAACAACAAGTCATACCGAAACAACGACATAACCGCGACAATTGAATTGTGCGAAACGCACGGGATAGACTGCACGGTGAATCTGATCTTCGGCCTTCCCGGTGAAACGTTTGAAACCGTTGACCTTACGCTCGAGGCGATGCTGACCTATGGCGAGAACCGGTTAAGGCGATATGAATATACGGTTGGCGGACGGATTTACAACGGCACCCCGCTGTGCCGACTGGTTGAAGCGGGCAACGCCGATGGACAAACCTACGGACGAAAAACCCATGGATATCTTGAACCCTGCTTTTACTGTTCCCCGTCGAGTCCTCTGGCGCTTAAATCATATATTGATAAGGCCCTGCCCAGCCCCATGGCATTTGGTAACAGAATCGATACCCGAATGCACCAGCATCTTTCTGTAGCGTATCTGGCAGACCAGGGCTTATGGAGTCAGGCGGTAAAAAAATTTCTTGCCTGCGATATCCCCGCCCAGACGACCATCTATGATTATTTATTTAAAAAATTAACGGAAAACAATCGCCTCAAATCCGCTCAAACAATTTCAGAGCAATTGCTGAAAAATATATTTCAAAACGCCCCGCAAGGCCAATACGATGATCAGGTTCGCGTTATACAGCATTATCTCAGCCTGTTGAATCTTTATTCTGAATAA
- a CDS encoding DMT family transporter, whose amino-acid sequence MNLSKSAGISGKGYLFVLMAAVLWAAAATGSKFLFSTGMSPFQLVQLRITISAGVFFLWLLIRKPCLMRISRKDILYFVMLGAVGMATMQSSYLFAISKINVAAAILLQYLAPVLIVLYSVTVTRETLGLMTGIAVGGTTAGCYLVVGAYNLDLLHMNFQGIVSGVVSAVAFAWYTVKSEYGMRRYHPWTVLFFAMVFACLSWNIFHPPLEAFMHAYSPAAWMWILFIALPGTLLPFGFYFKGIYLIRATHASITATFEPIAAGIISYLFLNEVMKPLQVVGAVMVIAAIILLQIAHRPEGNLLSGPKKHVYPIDASTEK is encoded by the coding sequence ATGAATCTGAGCAAATCAGCCGGCATATCCGGCAAGGGATATCTTTTTGTCTTGATGGCGGCTGTTCTGTGGGCAGCGGCCGCGACAGGGTCAAAATTTTTGTTCAGCACCGGCATGTCCCCCTTTCAACTGGTTCAGCTTCGAATTACAATTTCAGCCGGTGTATTTTTCTTATGGCTGTTGATTCGAAAACCCTGCCTGATGAGAATCTCACGGAAGGATATCCTCTATTTCGTCATGCTCGGTGCTGTCGGCATGGCAACCATGCAGTCCTCGTATCTGTTTGCCATCAGTAAAATCAATGTGGCGGCTGCCATCTTGCTTCAATATCTGGCTCCGGTGTTGATCGTGTTGTATTCGGTAACGGTAACCCGGGAAACACTCGGCCTGATGACGGGAATTGCGGTTGGCGGAACTACGGCTGGATGTTATCTGGTGGTCGGCGCCTATAATCTGGATTTACTGCATATGAATTTTCAGGGTATTGTCAGTGGCGTTGTTTCAGCAGTGGCATTTGCCTGGTATACGGTAAAGAGCGAATACGGCATGCGCCGATATCATCCCTGGACCGTACTGTTTTTTGCGATGGTGTTTGCCTGCTTATCGTGGAATATTTTTCACCCCCCGCTGGAAGCGTTTATGCATGCCTACAGCCCTGCGGCCTGGATGTGGATTCTGTTCATAGCGCTTCCCGGAACGCTTTTGCCTTTCGGATTTTATTTCAAGGGTATTTATCTCATACGGGCCACCCATGCCAGCATCACCGCCACCTTTGAGCCGATAGCCGCCGGAATCATTTCGTACCTGTTTTTAAATGAGGTGATGAAACCGCTGCAGGTCGTTGGCGCTGTCATGGTCATAGCGGCAATTATTTTGCTGCAGATAGCTCATCGACCGGAAGGAAATCTGCTCTCCGGTCCGAAAAAACATGTTTATCCCATAGATGCGAGTACTGAAAAATGA
- a CDS encoding Hsp20/alpha crystallin family protein, with amino-acid sequence MDYIKIRFDNDFNQMASRIEESIDDIFRSMNPMFNLSERKWKPQMDIYETPDEIIILAEIAGVKKENLEIEINSKAVKIFGVRAEPPRMKNTTYRLAEIQYGRFERVLFLPSPIDTDKVSAAHLNGFLQLRLTKLPVNVTHKIPIHEG; translated from the coding sequence ATGGATTATATCAAAATACGATTTGACAACGATTTTAATCAAATGGCTTCACGAATCGAGGAATCCATAGATGACATTTTTCGTTCCATGAACCCCATGTTCAACCTTTCTGAACGAAAATGGAAGCCACAGATGGATATTTACGAAACCCCCGATGAAATTATCATACTGGCAGAAATCGCCGGAGTCAAAAAAGAAAATCTTGAAATTGAAATCAACAGCAAAGCCGTCAAAATATTCGGCGTTCGTGCCGAACCACCCCGCATGAAAAATACCACATACAGGCTTGCGGAAATCCAATACGGCCGGTTTGAACGGGTACTGTTTCTCCCCTCACCCATTGATACGGACAAAGTCTCCGCGGCCCATTTGAATGGATTTCTCCAGCTCCGGCTGACCAAATTGCCTGTGAACGTGACCCATAAAATTCCAATCCATGAAGGATAG
- a CDS encoding leucyl aminopeptidase: protein MLHLTSSDLNQTKMQSVVIPVCEDSDIHDAPAILNLISNARKYQEFTGKKDQELIIYDPPDTHFDRVILTGLGKLKQINPDTLRSITGKAVKKFIQKQISQTLIIVPDETLIHIDTSLLLEAMLEGAFLGNQLFDLYKTTKKYSPLQSIHFWMKPELVKKYRRLPLKVESVCQCTALARQWVSTPSNHKRPSDFTKAMVSAAGTEPISVTVLDEAQLNDKGFGAILAVSAGSQSPPNMLVLDYNPEGAGQTIALVGKGVTFDSGGINLKPAASLEDMKMDMAGAATVAAAVIAASRLKYPNRIIGIMPVVENMPSANATRPGDIIRTYEGKTVEIGNTDAEGRLILIDAMAYAVKLYTPDILIDVATLTGACVVALGEKIAGVFSFDDELAEALIRSGEKTHERCWRMPLPEDYKELLKSEFADISNISSSKWGGAITAALFLSEFVGDTRWAHMDIAGPAYVKKETDYCGAGGTGFGVRLLCDLLEKLPSAH, encoded by the coding sequence GTGTTACACTTAACATCATCAGATCTTAATCAGACCAAAATGCAGAGTGTCGTTATTCCTGTCTGTGAGGATTCAGACATTCATGATGCCCCGGCCATATTGAACCTGATATCAAACGCCAGAAAATACCAGGAATTTACAGGCAAAAAAGATCAGGAATTAATAATTTATGATCCGCCCGATACGCATTTTGATCGCGTAATTCTTACAGGCCTGGGAAAATTAAAACAGATCAATCCGGACACATTGCGTTCAATAACCGGAAAAGCCGTAAAAAAATTCATCCAAAAACAGATATCTCAGACACTGATCATCGTGCCGGACGAAACCCTCATTCATATCGATACATCACTGCTTCTCGAAGCCATGCTGGAAGGCGCTTTCCTCGGGAACCAGCTGTTTGATTTATACAAAACCACAAAAAAATACTCCCCGCTGCAGAGTATCCATTTCTGGATGAAACCCGAACTCGTAAAAAAATACCGGCGGCTTCCTTTGAAGGTGGAATCGGTCTGCCAGTGCACCGCCCTGGCAAGGCAATGGGTGAGCACCCCATCGAACCACAAACGACCCTCAGATTTCACGAAGGCCATGGTAAGTGCGGCCGGGACAGAACCGATATCCGTCACGGTTCTGGACGAAGCACAGCTCAATGACAAAGGCTTCGGAGCCATTCTTGCGGTATCGGCAGGCAGTCAGAGCCCCCCGAACATGCTCGTTCTGGACTACAACCCTGAAGGCGCCGGGCAGACGATCGCCCTTGTGGGAAAAGGCGTTACGTTTGATTCCGGCGGCATCAACCTGAAACCGGCAGCGTCGCTGGAAGACATGAAAATGGACATGGCCGGCGCTGCGACCGTAGCGGCAGCCGTGATTGCGGCTTCCAGACTCAAGTATCCCAACAGAATCATCGGCATTATGCCGGTGGTTGAAAACATGCCCTCAGCCAATGCCACCCGCCCCGGAGATATTATCCGAACATATGAAGGCAAAACCGTTGAAATCGGAAATACCGACGCCGAGGGCCGGTTAATTCTGATCGATGCGATGGCCTATGCAGTGAAACTTTATACCCCGGATATTCTGATTGACGTGGCTACATTAACCGGTGCATGCGTCGTGGCGCTGGGTGAAAAAATCGCCGGGGTGTTTTCCTTTGACGACGAACTGGCCGAAGCATTGATCCGGTCCGGTGAAAAAACTCATGAACGCTGCTGGAGAATGCCGCTGCCGGAGGACTATAAAGAACTGCTGAAAAGCGAGTTTGCGGATATCAGCAACATAAGCAGTTCCAAATGGGGGGGTGCCATTACCGCCGCGCTGTTTTTATCGGAATTTGTCGGGGACACCCGCTGGGCGCACATGGATATTGCCGGACCCGCATACGTAAAAAAGGAAACGGACTACTGCGGCGCCGGGGGTACGGGATTCGGGGTAAGGCTGCTGTGCGATCTGCTGGAAAAGCTGCCATCGGCCCATTAA
- the fdnG gene encoding formate dehydrogenase-N subunit alpha, with the protein MNVTRREFVQITGATAAGLAVSGLGFGLSPVKSHAQMLKTKYGKETTTVCCYCAVGCGAIVHTSKKGDGRLLNIEGDPDHVINRGALCAKGASLLQLCENQNRLLEPMYRAPYSHEWKQVSWEWSYEQIAKRVKETRDASFQHKNEKGQIVNRTMGIASVGSAAMDNEECWVYQAMVRALGLVYVEHQARIUHSATVAALAESFGRGAMTNHWIDIVNSDCILIMGSNAASNHPISFKYVTEAQRRGATLISVDPRYTQSSSKADIYAPLRSGTDIAFLGGMVKYIMDNKLYNEVYAANYTNACFLVSKEFKFKDGLFSGYSTLPEGHVKGKYDKSQWAFQMDENGVPKKDLTLKDSHCVFQLLKKHYSRYSTKIVSKITGTPEDLLEKVYKAYSATGATGKAGTSMYAMGWTQHTVGVQNIRCMAIIQLLLGNMGVAGGGINALRGESNVQGSTDHALLWHIWPGYLKTPRASNDSLASYLKKWTPKSNDPLSANWWQNTPKYMVSLLKSYFGDNAVLANDFGYNWMPKVDDDKDYSWMTLFDEMFKGAFKGFFAWGQNPACSSSNANKVRRAMANVDWMVNVNIFDNETGSFWHGPGMNPSTIKTEVFMLPCCVSVEKEGSIINSGRWMQWRYAGPKTLGNCKSDGDIILELMDKIKELYHEGGAFPEPIMNLKWDYMTDGLYDPHKVAKEINGYFQRDVTINNKLYKKGTLVPSFAFLQDDGSTSSANWLYCNSYTEKGNMSARKGTQDAPNNIGLYPEFAWTWPVNRRIIYNRASVDLSGQPWDKEHWVIKWDGSKWLGDVPDGGWPPMQNADGTPNPKSRYPFIMHKHGYAQIFGPSLNDGPFPEHYEPLECPVEANYMNPKQKMSPVAPVYGTEADPHSYREGVCDPRYPIVGTTYRVVEHWQTGLMTRPQPWLLELQPQVFVEMSEELAQLKGIDNGERVMVSTPRGTLECTAIVTKRFKPFKIGNNIVHEVGVPWHFGWRWPENGSEDSANLLTPPTGDANTRIPETKAFMCNVSKK; encoded by the coding sequence ATGAATGTAACAAGGAGGGAATTTGTCCAGATCACAGGGGCGACCGCAGCGGGTCTTGCGGTAAGCGGTCTCGGATTTGGTCTGTCGCCTGTCAAATCGCATGCACAGATGCTCAAGACCAAATACGGTAAAGAGACCACTACCGTCTGCTGCTACTGCGCGGTCGGTTGTGGTGCTATTGTTCATACCAGCAAAAAAGGGGACGGGCGTCTGCTCAATATCGAGGGTGACCCGGATCATGTGATCAACCGGGGTGCGCTTTGCGCAAAAGGCGCTTCTCTGTTGCAGCTTTGCGAAAATCAAAACCGTCTGCTGGAACCCATGTACAGAGCCCCTTATTCCCATGAATGGAAACAGGTCTCATGGGAATGGTCGTACGAGCAGATTGCAAAAAGAGTCAAGGAAACCCGGGATGCCTCGTTTCAGCATAAAAATGAAAAAGGGCAGATCGTCAACCGCACCATGGGCATTGCCTCGGTAGGCAGCGCCGCCATGGACAATGAGGAGTGCTGGGTATACCAGGCGATGGTGCGTGCCTTGGGGCTTGTTTACGTCGAGCATCAGGCCCGTATTTGACACAGCGCAACTGTTGCGGCTCTGGCAGAGTCGTTCGGACGTGGCGCTATGACCAATCACTGGATTGATATCGTTAACAGTGACTGTATTTTGATTATGGGCAGCAATGCTGCCTCCAACCACCCTATTTCTTTCAAGTATGTCACCGAGGCCCAGAGAAGAGGCGCCACGCTCATCAGCGTTGATCCCAGGTATACGCAGTCGTCCTCCAAGGCAGATATCTATGCGCCGTTGCGGTCCGGAACGGATATCGCGTTTTTGGGCGGGATGGTCAAATACATCATGGACAATAAGCTCTATAATGAAGTGTATGCGGCCAACTATACCAATGCGTGTTTTCTGGTGAGCAAGGAATTTAAGTTCAAAGACGGCCTGTTCTCAGGGTACAGTACCTTGCCTGAGGGGCACGTCAAAGGAAAATATGACAAGAGTCAGTGGGCGTTCCAGATGGATGAAAACGGCGTCCCGAAAAAGGACCTCACCCTGAAAGACAGCCATTGCGTCTTTCAGCTGCTGAAGAAACATTACAGCCGTTACAGCACCAAGATCGTATCCAAGATTACCGGAACCCCGGAAGACCTTCTGGAAAAAGTTTACAAAGCATACAGTGCTACCGGCGCCACGGGAAAAGCCGGTACATCCATGTATGCCATGGGCTGGACCCAGCACACGGTTGGTGTTCAGAATATCCGGTGCATGGCCATCATCCAGCTGCTGCTCGGTAACATGGGCGTTGCCGGCGGCGGAATCAATGCGCTTCGCGGGGAGTCCAACGTGCAGGGCTCCACGGACCACGCTCTGCTGTGGCATATCTGGCCCGGTTATCTGAAGACTCCGAGAGCGTCAAATGATTCTCTGGCATCCTATCTTAAAAAGTGGACCCCGAAAAGCAATGATCCGCTAAGCGCCAACTGGTGGCAGAACACTCCCAAGTACATGGTCAGTCTGCTGAAATCCTATTTCGGCGACAATGCGGTTCTGGCCAATGACTTCGGATATAACTGGATGCCCAAGGTCGATGATGACAAGGACTACTCCTGGATGACCCTGTTTGACGAAATGTTCAAGGGCGCGTTCAAGGGCTTTTTTGCCTGGGGCCAGAATCCTGCCTGCAGCAGTTCCAATGCCAACAAGGTCAGAAGAGCGATGGCAAATGTTGACTGGATGGTCAATGTCAATATTTTTGACAATGAAACAGGCTCATTCTGGCATGGCCCGGGTATGAATCCCTCTACCATCAAAACCGAGGTATTCATGCTGCCCTGCTGCGTATCCGTTGAAAAAGAAGGCAGCATTATTAACAGCGGCCGGTGGATGCAGTGGCGCTACGCAGGGCCAAAGACCCTTGGGAACTGCAAGTCCGATGGTGATATCATTCTGGAGCTCATGGACAAGATCAAGGAACTGTATCACGAAGGCGGTGCATTCCCCGAACCTATCATGAACCTCAAATGGGATTATATGACCGACGGGCTGTATGATCCTCACAAGGTCGCGAAGGAAATCAACGGTTATTTTCAGAGAGATGTCACAATTAACAACAAGCTCTACAAGAAAGGCACCCTGGTTCCCAGTTTTGCCTTTCTGCAGGATGACGGCTCTACCTCATCCGCCAACTGGCTCTATTGCAACAGCTATACCGAAAAGGGAAATATGTCCGCAAGAAAAGGTACCCAGGATGCACCGAACAATATCGGTCTGTATCCTGAATTTGCATGGACCTGGCCGGTCAACCGCCGGATCATCTATAACCGTGCATCGGTTGACCTCAGCGGACAACCCTGGGACAAGGAGCACTGGGTTATCAAATGGGACGGCAGCAAGTGGCTCGGTGATGTGCCTGACGGCGGATGGCCTCCGATGCAAAATGCCGACGGAACCCCCAACCCCAAGAGCAGGTATCCGTTTATCATGCACAAACACGGTTATGCCCAGATTTTCGGTCCTAGCCTGAACGATGGTCCGTTCCCTGAACATTACGAGCCGTTGGAATGTCCGGTTGAAGCCAACTATATGAACCCGAAACAGAAGATGAGCCCGGTGGCACCGGTTTACGGTACGGAAGCAGATCCGCATTCTTACCGTGAAGGGGTCTGTGATCCGAGGTATCCGATTGTGGGCACTACGTATCGGGTTGTTGAACACTGGCAGACCGGTCTGATGACGCGGCCGCAGCCATGGCTGCTGGAACTCCAGCCCCAGGTGTTTGTTGAGATGAGTGAAGAGCTGGCGCAGCTCAAAGGCATTGATAACGGGGAACGGGTGATGGTGTCCACTCCGCGGGGAACGCTTGAATGTACTGCGATTGTCACCAAGCGGTTCAAACCGTTTAAGATCGGTAATAACATCGTCCACGAAGTGGGCGTGCCATGGCATTTTGGATGGCGATGGCCGGAAAACGGTTCGGAAGATTCTGCCAACCTGCTGACACCGCCGACCGGGGATGCCAATACCCGTATACCTGAAACCAAAGCATTTATGTGTAACGTCAGCAAAAAATAG
- a CDS encoding Hsp20/alpha crystallin family protein, giving the protein MALLKWDPFNRTVTTLQDRINQAFDESFGSRRAMEDEMSICAWKPAVDIYETDESYVLKAEIPGVSKEDVVVELKDNILTLSGERLADKKIEEERYYRKERCFGTFYRAFTLRDRVSPEKIKAKTKDGILEIEIPKVAEEKPKSIKVSVE; this is encoded by the coding sequence ATGGCATTGTTAAAATGGGATCCTTTCAACCGAACCGTGACAACCCTTCAGGATCGAATCAATCAGGCGTTTGATGAATCGTTCGGATCTCGCCGTGCGATGGAGGACGAGATGTCTATCTGTGCCTGGAAACCGGCGGTGGATATTTATGAAACCGATGAATCGTATGTGCTTAAGGCCGAAATTCCCGGTGTCAGCAAGGAGGACGTGGTGGTTGAGCTCAAAGACAATATCCTGACCCTTTCCGGGGAACGGCTGGCGGATAAAAAGATCGAAGAGGAACGGTATTATCGTAAAGAAAGATGTTTCGGGACTTTTTACAGGGCCTTCACGCTTCGGGACAGGGTCAGTCCGGAAAAGATCAAAGCAAAAACAAAGGATGGAATTCTGGAAATCGAAATTCCGAAGGTGGCGGAAGAAAAGCCAAAGTCAATTAAGGTCAGTGTGGAGTAG
- a CDS encoding major facilitator superfamily domain-containing protein 6 — translation MKQVKLQMVKPVLGSQYFLYFGVMGMVLPYFNLYCYHIGFSGFQIGTLSSLRSLVVVVLALAWGTVADRFQIRKPVYILCNFASATVWALYLLTDDFHLMLMITLLYSVFYGPIISFLEAYTMDALEQEKKSYGSVRVWGSVSFVLTVVIVGKLIDVYSARIILWLILAGALLQAMIALKIPGHLPSADPKPCRSFRVFTKKRVVVFLCSAFLMLVSHGTYYGFFSIHLENLGFGSTFIGMSWAVASIAEIVVMMNSTWLFRKYSLEKVLMGSFAGAAVRWMLLAVSTSAGVIVFSQLLHAVTFAAFHVASILYIDRLSPRENKTFGQAVNNSVTYGLGMAVGFLLNGMLFERIGAVLLFGVSSGIALCAGLLFGCFRLARFRRWQRMSVKNRARG, via the coding sequence ATGAAACAAGTGAAACTCCAAATGGTCAAGCCTGTTTTAGGCAGTCAGTATTTTCTGTATTTTGGCGTGATGGGCATGGTGTTGCCCTATTTCAACCTGTACTGTTATCATATTGGATTCAGCGGATTTCAGATCGGCACGCTGTCGAGTCTCAGGTCTCTGGTGGTGGTGGTGCTGGCGCTGGCATGGGGAACTGTGGCGGATCGGTTTCAAATCCGAAAGCCGGTTTATATCTTATGTAATTTTGCCAGCGCCACGGTCTGGGCATTGTACCTTCTGACCGACGATTTTCATCTGATGCTGATGATCACCCTGTTGTATTCCGTTTTTTACGGCCCGATCATTTCCTTTCTGGAAGCATACACCATGGATGCACTGGAACAGGAGAAGAAAAGTTACGGCAGTGTCCGGGTCTGGGGCTCTGTCAGTTTTGTCCTCACGGTGGTGATCGTGGGAAAACTCATCGATGTATATTCTGCCCGAATTATCCTGTGGTTGATTCTGGCCGGCGCGTTGCTTCAGGCGATGATAGCCCTTAAAATTCCTGGTCATCTCCCTTCAGCCGATCCAAAGCCCTGTCGCAGCTTTCGGGTATTTACAAAAAAACGGGTGGTGGTATTTCTGTGTTCGGCCTTTCTGATGCTGGTCAGCCATGGGACCTATTACGGCTTTTTTTCGATTCACCTTGAAAATCTGGGTTTTGGAAGCACCTTTATCGGGATGTCATGGGCGGTGGCATCGATTGCCGAAATCGTTGTGATGATGAACTCCACCTGGCTGTTCAGGAAATATTCTCTGGAAAAGGTGCTGATGGGTTCATTTGCCGGGGCGGCCGTCAGGTGGATGCTGCTGGCGGTATCGACATCGGCCGGGGTCATTGTGTTCTCGCAGTTGCTGCATGCCGTGACGTTTGCGGCCTTTCATGTGGCCAGCATCCTGTACATCGACCGGTTAAGTCCCCGGGAGAACAAGACCTTCGGCCAGGCAGTCAACAATTCGGTGACATATGGCCTGGGAATGGCGGTGGGGTTTTTGCTCAATGGAATGTTATTTGAACGGATCGGAGCGGTTTTGCTCTTCGGGGTGAGCAGCGGAATCGCACTTTGCGCGGGATTGCTGTTCGGCTGCTTCCGGTTGGCACGTTTCCGGCGCTGGCAGCGCATGAGCGTAAAAAACAGGGCCCGGGGCTGA